The DNA region TTGGGGGAAAGATCGCCCCGAAGGTATTGCGTATTATTTGACGATGTTTGCAAGGTTAATATCCAATCATAATTTTAACCACTGACCCTGGCCAAATTTATTCTAGTGTTTTAATCGCTGCCTGCTGCATCTGGGCCACATAGCGCTGCAGCAGCATGGTGGTTTTTCCATCCGGGTTGACGAAAACGCAGCCGACCCGGCGTTTCACCCTGCCGGAGCGGTCGGTGATCTCGAAAGCGTTCTTCACTTCGATGGCTGCTTTCAGCTTGCCGATCCCGGGCAGGTCGATCTCGCAATGATCGTACACCATGCCAGGCTGCAGTTCGATCCCGGTCGCTTCGCATACCAGCGCCACACCGCCGATGCTGATATCCATCACGGTCACTTCATGCTGGATGTGCGCTTTTTCAGGAACCGGACGGATGATGCATTTGAGTGCGTTGGCCTCCGGTGTGACCAGCCGGTAATAGTCGCGTCGTTGCAGGCGCAGCAGTTTCCGCGGCAGGGCCAGGCTGAATGCGGCTGCGTTTTCATACAGTCCCAGCACGACATCGCCCGCGACGAACTGTACCTTGGCCTGATTGTGCGTCGTGACGAAGATGACTCGCTTGCTGCGTTCGATGTGCCGATTGTCGAGCGGATTGGAGGCGGCATCTATCCAGACCCCATGCTCATCGACTGCAAGGATCATGGTCAGGACCATGCTGTTGCCTTCGTTGTAGTACAGGGCGACGCGCGATTTGCGCTGCGCGATGGTTTGCAGGATGGAGATGATCTCTTTGGGATTGCTGATGAGATAGTCGTTTTCCTCGTCGTTCGAGAACAGTTCTATTTTCAGCGGGATCTCTTTGGTACGCATGGGGCCTTAATCGTCAACGTGGTTTCACCTTTGACGATTGTAACGGGTTTGCAATCGGCGCAGTACCTGGAATTGACGTGGTTTCTCCCCGTTCCAGGCGGTATAGCCAGGCCAGCAGCTCGGCCACTGCCAGGTAGAGTTGCGGCGGGATATGCTGGTCCAGTTCCACCTGCATCAGCATGCCGACCAGTTCCTCGGATTCATGCACATACACACCATGTTCCCTGGCCCGCTCGATGATGGCCTGGGCGATAAGCCCCCTGCCGCTGGCCACTACCTTGGGGGCGGCGTCGCCTTTGCTATAGGCCAGTGCG from Sideroxyarcus emersonii includes:
- a CDS encoding flagellar brake protein produces the protein MRTKEIPLKIELFSNDEENDYLISNPKEIISILQTIAQRKSRVALYYNEGNSMVLTMILAVDEHGVWIDAASNPLDNRHIERSKRVIFVTTHNQAKVQFVAGDVVLGLYENAAAFSLALPRKLLRLQRRDYYRLVTPEANALKCIIRPVPEKAHIQHEVTVMDISIGGVALVCEATGIELQPGMVYDHCEIDLPGIGKLKAAIEVKNAFEITDRSGRVKRRVGCVFVNPDGKTTMLLQRYVAQMQQAAIKTLE
- a CDS encoding EscU/YscU/HrcU family type III secretion system export apparatus switch protein: MNTPDKPPSRQMAVALAYSKGDAAPKVVASGRGLIAQAIIERAREHGVYVHESEELVGMLMQVELDQHIPPQLYLAVAELLAWLYRLERGETTSIPGTAPIANPLQSSKVKPR